The proteins below are encoded in one region of Syntrophales bacterium:
- a CDS encoding IS1634 family transposase gives MYIDESESYQNGRVYTRALLRTSYRKDGKVKHDTIGNLSHCKREEIEAIRLALKHKGNLTELASVSDDITTHEGSSIGGVWVVYETAKRLGIEEALGKTREGKLALWQIIARVSDQGSRLSAVRLAETHSACDVLGIKKTFNEDDLYSNLTWLSEQQDGIEQRLFNNRRENKVNTIFLYDVTSSYLEGEQNAFAAFGYSRDKKRGKKQILMGLLCDEKGDPVSIEVFKGNVRDHCTFLSQIKKAEERFGCEKVAFVGDRGMIKSTQIKGLDSEKISYITAISKSEIESRLKNGMFQMELFDQDIAEIEAEGVRYVFRRNPDRAKEIAANRQSKKEYVMKLVAKKNQYLEEHPRAKISIAKREIKERIQKLKIDNWLKLLTQGRNFQVKTDKSALDKESKLDGCYVLKTDLSKQEASKDVVHERYKDLAFVEWAFRTMKTTHLEVRPINVRTEKHTRAHAFVVMLSYMITRALYKYWVKLDITVKEGLSELDNLCVIDIIVKNRVSFHSIPCPRKRSMELLKSAGISLPLAISTQNVHVATRKKLVSRRK, from the coding sequence ATGTATATAGATGAATCAGAATCTTATCAAAACGGCAGGGTTTATACCAGAGCGCTTTTGAGAACCAGTTACCGCAAAGACGGTAAGGTTAAGCATGATACCATTGGTAATCTTTCACACTGCAAAAGAGAAGAGATTGAGGCTATAAGATTAGCGCTGAAACACAAAGGGAATCTTACCGAATTAGCCTCTGTAAGCGATGATATTACTACCCATGAAGGTTCTTCTATCGGTGGAGTATGGGTTGTTTACGAAACTGCCAAAAGACTGGGAATAGAAGAAGCTCTGGGAAAAACTCGTGAAGGGAAGCTTGCTCTCTGGCAGATAATAGCACGGGTATCAGATCAAGGTTCACGGCTTTCAGCAGTGCGGTTAGCTGAAACTCATTCTGCTTGTGATGTTTTAGGGATTAAAAAAACATTCAATGAGGATGATTTATATAGTAATCTTACATGGTTAAGCGAACAACAGGATGGAATAGAACAACGTCTGTTTAATAATCGCAGGGAAAACAAAGTAAATACAATATTTCTTTACGATGTCACCTCCAGTTACCTGGAAGGAGAGCAGAATGCTTTTGCTGCATTCGGGTATTCACGGGATAAGAAACGAGGAAAGAAGCAAATTTTGATGGGGTTGTTGTGTGATGAAAAAGGGGACCCTGTATCAATAGAAGTATTTAAGGGTAACGTAAGAGACCATTGCACTTTTCTTTCTCAGATTAAAAAGGCAGAGGAGCGGTTTGGATGTGAGAAGGTAGCGTTTGTAGGAGACAGAGGGATGATTAAAAGCACACAAATCAAAGGCCTGGACTCTGAGAAAATCAGTTACATTACCGCAATTAGCAAATCAGAGATAGAATCACGACTGAAAAATGGAATGTTTCAGATGGAGTTATTTGACCAGGATATAGCTGAGATTGAGGCTGAAGGAGTGAGATATGTTTTCCGACGAAATCCTGACCGAGCAAAAGAAATAGCGGCAAATCGCCAGAGTAAAAAAGAATATGTGATGAAATTAGTAGCAAAGAAAAATCAGTATTTGGAAGAACATCCTCGTGCGAAAATTAGCATAGCAAAAAGAGAAATAAAAGAAAGGATTCAGAAATTAAAAATAGACAATTGGCTCAAATTACTCACCCAGGGCAGAAACTTCCAGGTGAAAACTGACAAATCTGCATTGGACAAAGAGAGTAAATTAGATGGCTGTTATGTATTGAAGACAGACCTTTCCAAACAGGAGGCATCAAAAGATGTAGTGCATGAGCGCTATAAAGATTTAGCTTTTGTAGAATGGGCATTCCGAACAATGAAAACAACACATTTAGAGGTGCGTCCGATTAATGTCAGGACTGAAAAACACACCCGGGCCCATGCGTTTGTAGTAATGTTATCTTATATGATTACACGAGCTCTGTATAAGTATTGGGTAAAACTGGATATTACTGTGAAAGAAGGGCTGAGCGAACTGGACAATCTTTGTGTAATAGATATAATTGTAAAAAACAGGGTATCTTTTCACAGCATACCTTGCCCTCGAAAACGTTCTATGGAACTTCTTAAATCTGCAGGCATCTCTCTTCCTTTGGCAATATCAACTCAAAATGTACATGTAGCCACAAGAAAAAAGTTGGTATCAAGGCGTAAATAA